The segment TGTAGCATCACAAGTCAGTAAAATACGTTCCCCCACATGCATTAAATTGTACGGATATAGAGTTTTAATTAGTGCAAGAAGATATTACTCCTATTATCATATTAATAATGAATGCTCTTGAACGTAAAAAAGTAAACGCACATAAAAAACTAGGGGAACCAACTCGTGAGAAAAGCTCGTTTGTTCGTTTCGCAAAAATCTTACAGTAGTAACAAAACGCTTTGGTGGATGACAACAAAAGAGTTCCAACCTGATTATTAATTTTGCGACGTCCTTATTTTGTTATTCTTCTATGATTCCCGCGAAGCATTAgatgtcaaaaaaaaaactatttaCGTATTTGAACAGATCAAGAGCAATCTCATCAgtaagaacaagaaaaacgaAGAAGCTTATCACCGTATACCAATGCCAGTGTGTAAGAGCTGTCATGGAACAGAATTTGAGAGAGACCTTTCTAATGCTAATAATGATTTAGTTTGTAAGGCGTGTGGTGTTGTATCAGAAGACAATCCTATCGTTTCTGAAGTGACATTCGGTGAGACGAGCGCAGGTGCAGCTGTTGTACAAGGTTCCTTTATCGGTGCTGGACAAAGTCATGCTTCATTTGGTGGCTCTAGCGCTCTAGAATCTAGGGAGGCTACTCTAAATAAcgcaagaagaaaattacGTGCCGTATCTTATGCATTACATATCCCCGAGTACATTACAGATGCTGCTTTCCAATGGTACAAGCTTGCATTGGCAAACAACTTTGTACAGGGTCGTAGGTCCCAAAATGTTATCGCTGCATGTCTTTATGTGGCAtgtagaaaagaaaagacacATCACATGCTGATTGACTTCTCGTCAAGATTACAGGTGAGTGTATATTCTATTGGTGCcacatttttgaaaatggtaaaaaaattgcataTTACAGAATTGCCGTTAGCAGATCCTTCCTTATTTATTCAACATTTTGCTGAAAAGTTGGATCTTGCTGATAAAAAGATTAAAGTGGTCAAAGATGCTGTAAAATTGGCCCAAAGAATGTCCAAAGACTGGATGTTTGAAGGACGTAGACCTGCAGGTATTGCTGGTGCATGTATTTTACTAGCTTGTCGAATGAATAACCTGAGAAGAACACATACGGAAATCGTGTCAGTTTCACATGTTGCGGAAGAAACTCTACAACAACGATTAAatgaattcaaaaacacAAAAGCTGCAAAACTTTCTGTCCAGAAATTTAGGGAGAATGATGTGGAAGATGGGGATTCTAGACCTCCTTCATTTGTGaagaacagaaaaaaagaaaaaaagattaagAGTACTTTAGATAAAGAGGAAATGTTTCAAACCAGTGAAGAAGCGTTGAATAAAAATCCAATTTTAACACAAGTATTAGGAGAACAAGAGCTGTCTTCTAAAGAAGTGCTATTTTACCTAAAACAATTTTCAGAAAGAAGAGCCCGCGATGTAGAGAGAATCAAAGCCACTAATGGCATAGATGGCGAAGATGTATATCATGAAGATCCTGAGAGGGACACTAAGAAACGCAAAACTTCTGGAACTGATGccgaagaaaaaaaaagagaaggagaagaagatggaATGGAAGAGAACAAGCGTCAAGataagaaatcaaagacaAACCCATCTAGAGAAGATgaggaaaaagaagctgGTCATTTTCAAGATGCCATTGATGGCTACTCCCTAAAAACAGACCCTTATTGTCCTCGCAACTTGCATCTGCTACCTACAACAGATGCGTACCTTTCAAAGGTCAGTGATGATCCAGAGAATTTAGAAGAcgttgatgatgatgagttAAATGCTCACTTGTTGAGTGAAGAAGCTTCCAAATTAAAGGAAAGGATTTGGATTGGCTTGAATGCAGATTTTTTGCTAGAGCAAGAGAGCAAGCGTTTGAAACAAGAAGCAGATATTGCTACTGGTAATACCTcagtaaaaaagaaacgtgTAAGACGTAAGAATAATACTAGAAATAACGAACCTACAAAAACTGTAGATGCAGCAGCAGCTATTGGATTAATGTCAGATCTGCAAGACAAGTCAGGTTTGCACGCCGCACTGAAAGCAgctgaagaaaatggtgaTTTTACAACTGCTGATAGTGTCAAGAACATGTTACAGAAGGCGAGTTTCTCTAAAAAGATTAATTATGACGCCATTGACGGTTTGTTTAGGTGACCAATGTTTGAAGGGAAACAGATATGTCAGTACAGTAGATTCGAACTTTACTGTACACCAAAGAGAATATGGAAAATTAAAGTgcaaaaattcaataagGAGCGTTGGTTTTCtaatatgtatatgtttATATGAGTCTATTATATCAATGTTGTATTACAATCATTATTTGATTTAAATCGGGTAAGACAAAATACTCTTTTctcctcttttcttttttttcttggttggTCGGCTAagtgaaaattttaaactCATCTCATCGCAAGTTGCCATTGAGCACCTAACTGAAAATAGGCTtatcattaaaaaaatagttaGCGTGGCCTTTCATACAATTAGTAATTGTTTGGGATAAGTACAAAAAACACTGAATATCACCAGCAATAGACATTAACAATGGGTAGAAGAAGCAGAGCAGCTATGCTGCCAACCAACATCATTCTTTTACAGAATTTGGTAAAGCGTGACCCAGAGTCCTATCAAGAGgagtttcttcaacaatATGCACACTATGAATCACTAAGAGATATTTTTATGCTAAACGGTCTAACTGGGGGTGATTCTTCGGCGACTACTAACGGATTAGATTTGGGAAATGGTTCTTCTACAATGGCTGGTACTAATGGTACCACCATAAGCACTTCAACATCTCAACTTGTTGAATTAGTTGGTTTCGTATCACAAGTTTGCTCGTGTTTCCCTCGTGAAACCGCAAACTTTCCGTCTGAGTTAAAGCAACTTTTGTTGGAACATCATAAGTCATTGCCTTTTGAATTGAAGGAGAAGATTTTGAGTTGTTTGACAATGTTGAGGAACAAAGACGTCATTACTGCTGAGGAGCTAATCCAGAGCttatttcctttattaGTAGCATACTCTTCCCATGGTAATTCTCTTGGGATTAATTCACATGCCAAAGAACTGAGAAAGATCATTTATTCAAacttaatttctttattgaaaagttGTAATACTAATGgcaaaaaccaaaaattaaacaaatCTACGCAGGCCGTTTGCTTTAATTTGTTAGATAAACCAGACTCTCAAGGTATTTGGGCCACAAAATTAACCAGAGAACTTTGGAGACGTGGTATTTGGGATGATTCAAGAAC is part of the Saccharomyces mikatae IFO 1815 strain IFO1815 genome assembly, chromosome: 16 genome and harbors:
- the BRF1 gene encoding transcription factor TFIIIB subunit BRF1 (similar to Saccharomyces cerevisiae BRF1 (YGR246C); ancestral locus Anc_5.80), with amino-acid sequence MPVCKSCHGTEFERDLSNANNDLVCKACGVVSEDNPIVSEVTFGETSAGAAVVQGSFIGAGQSHASFGGSSALESREATLNNARRKLRAVSYALHIPEYITDAAFQWYKLALANNFVQGRRSQNVIAACLYVACRKEKTHHMLIDFSSRLQVSVYSIGATFLKMVKKLHITELPLADPSLFIQHFAEKLDLADKKIKVVKDAVKLAQRMSKDWMFEGRRPAGIAGACILLACRMNNLRRTHTEIVSVSHVAEETLQQRLNEFKNTKAAKLSVQKFRENDVEDGDSRPPSFVKNRKKEKKIKSTLDKEEMFQTSEEALNKNPILTQVLGEQELSSKEVLFYLKQFSERRARDVERIKATNGIDGEDVYHEDPERDTKKRKTSGTDAEEKKREGEEDGMEENKRQDKKSKTNPSREDEEKEAGHFQDAIDGYSLKTDPYCPRNLHLLPTTDAYLSKVSDDPENLEDVDDDELNAHLLSEEASKLKERIWIGLNADFLLEQESKRLKQEADIATGNTSVKKKRVRRKNNTRNNEPTKTVDAAAAIGLMSDLQDKSGLHAALKAAEENGDFTTADSVKNMLQKASFSKKINYDAIDGLFR